From the genome of Candidatus Methylopumilus turicensis, one region includes:
- the rimI gene encoding ribosomal protein S18-alanine N-acetyltransferase: MNAPLNQPNVSFREMQIDDLDAVIQIETVNFPFPWTAGNFKDSINSGHICLVLEIDELMIGYAILMMVLDEAHLLNISISADWKGKGWGRHLLNHMMQISREQGGLNMFLEVRPSNVSAITLYESIGFNEMGVRPGYYPAHNGRENAVLMGVAL; encoded by the coding sequence ATGAACGCGCCGTTAAATCAGCCGAATGTCAGTTTTCGGGAAATGCAGATTGACGATTTGGACGCTGTTATCCAAATCGAAACCGTCAACTTTCCTTTCCCTTGGACTGCGGGTAATTTCAAAGACTCCATCAACTCAGGGCACATTTGCTTGGTGTTGGAGATTGATGAATTGATGATTGGCTATGCCATCTTGATGATGGTGCTCGATGAAGCGCACTTGCTTAATATTAGTATTTCAGCGGATTGGAAAGGCAAAGGCTGGGGACGTCATCTGCTTAACCACATGATGCAAATCAGCCGCGAACAAGGCGGCCTCAATATGTTTTTAGAAGTGCGCCCATCGAATGTTTCTGCCATCACGCTTTATGAAAGCATAGGCTTTAATGAAATGGGCGTTCGCCCTGGCTACTACCCAGCGCACAATGGCCGAGAAAACGCGGTATTAATGGGAGTCGCGCTATGA
- a CDS encoding uracil-DNA glycosylase, translated as MSLTREDMLRELELLPVWRLNGTLEAKQEAADATVAPPIEPVVELMAEIKEEPTQALATQDLETQAPEIQAPALPDIANMDWAELKQFVVGTGDQNAEWVFVGDVPTDGDTGVLLDKMLIAIQLQRGKNVYLTPLSEPDYFKRQIALIQPKLIVAFGEKAAQTLLVSNEPLDALRDTVHQYQGISFVVSYAPSHLLEHTQDKAKAWADLCLARSTMETFK; from the coding sequence ATGAGTTTGACCCGTGAAGATATGTTGCGCGAATTAGAACTATTGCCTGTGTGGCGCTTAAATGGGACTCTAGAAGCTAAGCAGGAAGCGGCTGATGCGACTGTTGCGCCACCAATAGAACCGGTTGTTGAATTGATGGCTGAAATAAAAGAAGAGCCAACACAAGCATTAGCAACTCAAGACCTAGAAACTCAAGCGCCTGAAATTCAAGCACCAGCTTTACCCGATATTGCGAATATGGATTGGGCAGAACTCAAACAATTCGTGGTGGGCACTGGAGACCAAAATGCCGAATGGGTGTTTGTGGGCGATGTGCCTACCGATGGCGATACAGGCGTATTGCTCGATAAAATGCTCATCGCCATTCAGCTACAGCGTGGCAAAAATGTGTACCTCACACCGCTATCTGAACCAGATTATTTCAAACGCCAAATCGCACTCATTCAGCCAAAATTGATTGTCGCTTTTGGTGAAAAAGCCGCCCAAACTTTGCTGGTCTCAAATGAGCCGCTCGATGCCTTGCGTGACACAGTTCATCAATATCAAGGTATTTCTTTTGTGGTTAGCTACGCACCATCTCACTTGCTAGAACACACGCAAGACAAAGCTAAAGCTTGGGCAGATTTGTGTTTAGCGCGAAGCACAATGGAAACCTTTAAATAG
- a CDS encoding proline--tRNA ligase has protein sequence MRASQFFIATQKEAPQEAELASHRLMLRAGFIKRLGSGLYTWMPLGLRVLRKVEAVVRDEMNKAGALELLMPAVQPKELWEETGRWAVFGPQMLKINDRHEREFCFGPTHEEVITDIARREIKSYKQLPLNFYQVQTKFRDEIRPRFGVMRAREFMMKDAYSFHTNLASLEQTYARMFQAYSNVFTRLGLEFRAVRADTGAIGGDGSHEFHVLADSGEDGLAYCPNSDYAANVELAEALAPSTPRAAASEEMKLVETPKQTTCEAVAELLGVSLQRTVKSIALMANDKFYLLLLRGDHSLNEIKVGKLEGLADFRFATPEEVRANLNDCPPGFIGPVKVGANVTVIADRTVATMSDFICGANQPKLHLSGVNFGRDLPEPSLVADIRNVIDGDASPDGKGVLALCRGIEVGHIFQLRTKYAQAMNATYLDEQGQTQVMEMGCYGIGVSRIVGAAIEQGNDERGIVFPTSLAPFQVAIAPIGMDKSDAVKEAATKLYNDLLAAGVDVLLDDRGERPGVMFAEMELIGIPHRIVIGDRGLKENQVEYQARTSTEAQLIPLDEVFGFITNTLR, from the coding sequence ATGCGCGCCTCACAGTTTTTTATTGCCACTCAAAAAGAAGCTCCACAAGAAGCGGAGCTTGCTAGCCATCGCTTAATGTTGCGCGCTGGGTTTATTAAGCGTTTAGGTTCTGGTCTTTACACTTGGATGCCACTTGGTTTGCGTGTGTTGCGCAAAGTGGAAGCGGTGGTGCGTGATGAGATGAATAAGGCCGGCGCGCTAGAGCTTTTGATGCCTGCCGTTCAGCCAAAAGAGTTGTGGGAAGAAACCGGTCGCTGGGCGGTGTTTGGCCCACAAATGCTCAAGATTAACGATAGACATGAGCGCGAGTTTTGCTTTGGTCCAACGCATGAAGAGGTGATTACCGATATCGCCCGCCGTGAGATTAAGAGTTATAAGCAATTGCCGCTTAATTTTTACCAAGTACAAACCAAGTTCCGTGACGAGATTCGCCCACGTTTTGGGGTGATGCGTGCACGCGAATTTATGATGAAAGATGCGTATTCATTCCATACCAATTTAGCTTCGCTTGAGCAAACTTACGCGCGTATGTTCCAAGCTTATTCAAATGTATTTACCCGTTTAGGCTTGGAGTTCCGCGCTGTGCGTGCTGATACTGGCGCGATTGGCGGCGATGGTTCACATGAGTTTCATGTATTGGCTGATTCTGGTGAAGATGGTTTGGCGTATTGCCCAAATTCAGATTACGCGGCAAACGTGGAATTGGCTGAAGCCCTCGCACCAAGCACGCCACGTGCGGCGGCTAGCGAAGAAATGAAGTTAGTAGAAACGCCAAAACAAACGACCTGCGAAGCCGTTGCAGAATTATTAGGCGTGAGCTTGCAACGCACGGTGAAATCCATCGCGTTAATGGCGAATGACAAGTTCTATTTGCTCTTGCTGCGTGGCGACCACAGCTTAAATGAGATTAAAGTTGGCAAGTTAGAAGGCTTGGCTGATTTCCGTTTTGCAACGCCTGAAGAAGTGCGTGCGAATTTGAATGATTGCCCGCCTGGCTTTATCGGTCCGGTAAAAGTGGGTGCGAATGTGACAGTGATTGCGGACCGCACAGTAGCTACGATGAGCGATTTTATTTGCGGTGCAAACCAACCAAAACTCCATTTATCAGGCGTGAACTTTGGCCGTGATTTGCCAGAGCCTAGTTTGGTGGCAGATATTCGTAATGTGATTGATGGCGATGCGAGCCCAGATGGCAAGGGCGTTTTGGCTTTATGTCGCGGGATTGAAGTAGGTCATATTTTCCAATTACGCACTAAGTACGCACAAGCGATGAATGCGACTTACCTTGATGAGCAAGGTCAAACGCAAGTCATGGAAATGGGTTGTTATGGCATCGGCGTATCACGTATTGTGGGCGCGGCGATTGAGCAGGGTAACGATGAGCGCGGAATTGTGTTCCCAACCAGCCTTGCGCCTTTCCAAGTGGCGATTGCACCAATTGGCATGGATAAGAGTGACGCGGTAAAAGAGGCCGCGACCAAGCTTTATAATGATTTGCTTGCGGCGGGTGTGGATGTTTTACTGGATGACCGCGGTGAGCGACCAGGTGTCATGTTTGCGGAGATGGAGCTGATTGGGATTCCGCATCGTATTGTGATTGGTGACCGTGGTTTGAAAGAAAACCAAGTGGAATATCAAGCGCGTACCTCCACTGAAGCACAATTGATTCCGCTTGATGAAGTGTTTGGATTTATCACCAACACATTGCGCTGA
- the tsaB gene encoding tRNA (adenosine(37)-N6)-threonylcarbamoyltransferase complex dimerization subunit type 1 TsaB, whose amino-acid sequence MQILAIDTSTEFLSLALWLDGRVLSRDIHAGQTHSQQILPTLRELLDEANIELTALDGIAFGAGPGSFTGLRIACGVAQGLAFGANLPVVAVSTLQALAQQSGADKVIACLDARMGEIYHAAYEKQNNAWIEVSAPALFKPEEAPKVTGNDWVGVGTGWLVYPEVLQTVYGEQLREMPKPDHSSHPTATSIAELALPTFEAGLARPAHEAAPIYIRNKVALKMSERVNR is encoded by the coding sequence ATGCAAATCCTCGCCATCGACACTTCCACTGAATTTTTGTCATTAGCCTTGTGGCTGGATGGCCGTGTGTTGTCGCGCGATATTCATGCCGGGCAAACGCATTCACAGCAGATTTTGCCCACTCTCCGCGAATTGCTTGATGAAGCGAATATCGAATTAACAGCGCTAGATGGTATTGCTTTTGGGGCTGGCCCCGGTTCTTTTACAGGTTTGCGTATTGCTTGCGGCGTGGCACAAGGCTTGGCATTTGGTGCCAACTTGCCAGTAGTCGCGGTGAGCACATTACAGGCCTTGGCCCAGCAAAGCGGGGCAGATAAAGTAATCGCCTGCCTCGATGCACGTATGGGGGAAATCTACCATGCGGCTTATGAGAAGCAAAACAATGCCTGGATTGAGGTGAGCGCCCCAGCATTATTTAAGCCTGAAGAAGCACCCAAAGTAACTGGTAATGATTGGGTGGGGGTAGGCACGGGTTGGCTAGTTTATCCTGAGGTATTGCAAACTGTGTATGGCGAGCAATTGCGCGAAATGCCCAAGCCTGACCATAGCTCACATCCAACTGCTACCTCCATTGCAGAACTCGCTTTACCCACTTTTGAGGCAGGCTTGGCACGACCAGCCCATGAAGCTGCACCGATTTATATCCGCAACAAAGTCGCGCTTAAAATGAGCGAACGGGTAAACCGCTAA
- a CDS encoding TIGR02450 family Trp-rich protein: MALSPKKLLHSKWTATAPQNREMHFIVVRVTQDETDPQIVTEVTLEAVLSKRHQTLHWRVLSDETLWKAGWL; this comes from the coding sequence ATGGCACTTAGTCCGAAAAAATTATTGCACTCAAAATGGACGGCCACTGCTCCACAAAACCGTGAAATGCATTTCATTGTGGTGCGCGTCACGCAAGATGAAACTGACCCGCAAATTGTCACCGAGGTGACATTAGAAGCTGTGCTGAGCAAACGTCATCAAACCTTGCATTGGCGTGTTTTATCGGACGAAACACTTTGGAAAGCTGGCTGGCTTTAA
- the arfB gene encoding alternative ribosome rescue aminoacyl-tRNA hydrolase ArfB has protein sequence MKPSPILIPESEYVLTAMRSQGAGGQNVNKVSSAIHLRFDIRASSLSLPHQLRLMALRDSRITAEGVLIIKAQQHRSQELNKQDAIERLHALVNSVAKAPEIRRPTRPTLGSQKRRLASKSQRGEIKANRTRLGYGKIEAD, from the coding sequence ATGAAACCAAGCCCTATTCTCATTCCAGAAAGTGAATACGTGCTCACCGCGATGCGCTCGCAGGGTGCGGGTGGGCAAAATGTGAACAAGGTATCTAGCGCCATTCATTTGCGCTTTGATATTCGGGCTTCATCGCTATCGCTGCCGCATCAATTGCGCCTCATGGCACTCCGCGATTCTCGTATTACAGCGGAAGGAGTGTTGATTATTAAAGCGCAACAGCATCGCAGCCAAGAACTCAACAAACAAGATGCGATTGAGCGACTTCATGCGCTGGTGAATAGTGTGGCAAAAGCGCCTGAAATAAGAAGACCAACAAGGCCAACCCTAGGCTCACAAAAAAGACGGCTCGCGAGCAAAAGTCAGCGTGGTGAAATCAAAGCCAATCGTACCCGCTTGGGTTATGGCAAAATAGAGGCTGATTAA
- a CDS encoding ATP-dependent DNA helicase, with protein sequence MSASDSKLNFIFSEKGPLAEGIPGYRTRQQQLEMALAIETAIQENKQLVAEAGTGTGKTFAYLVPALLSGGKVIVSTGTKTLQDQLFHRDLPAVRDALKVPVTVEMLKGRANYVCHFHLERSANEGRFVSREDANYVHVIRNFVENSKTGDKAELIEVPENATIWPSVTSTRDNCMGQECNFYKDCFVMDARKRALAADVVVVNHHLFFADVMLRDEGVSELLPSANTVIFDEAHQLPEVAGLFFGEDVSTSQLLELARDAEAEYITTAKDCPALQEAANALEKSVRDFRLVFAYEGSRMPVQKALALKGFDSAYIEMQAKLQALTNVLETQAPRDPALENCWQRGAGLMVQLQRWLAAENANLVRWVEVFTQSVQLHATPLSVAEGFGKQLNASPRAWIFTSATLAVKSDFSHYIGQMGLSNANTGYWESPFDYGKQALFYVPENMPEPNSPGYSAAVATVALPVIQASGGRAFVLCTSLRAMREIHALLKDAFEQNGIEYPLMMQGESSRSELLERFRKRGNAVLVGSQSFWEGVDVRGEALSCVIIDKLPFAPPDDPVLAARIDKMNEEGKNAFMEYQLPYAVITLKQGAGRLIRDEADSGVLMICDPRLISKPYGRRIWQSLPPFKRSRFLADVQAFFENIKH encoded by the coding sequence TTGTCCGCGTCAGATTCAAAACTCAATTTTATCTTTTCCGAAAAAGGGCCGCTCGCAGAGGGCATCCCAGGATATCGCACGCGTCAACAACAGCTAGAAATGGCCTTGGCGATTGAAACGGCTATTCAAGAAAACAAACAATTAGTGGCTGAAGCGGGCACCGGCACCGGCAAAACCTTTGCTTATTTAGTGCCAGCCTTACTTTCTGGCGGTAAAGTCATCGTTTCAACTGGTACCAAAACCCTGCAAGACCAATTATTTCATCGCGATTTGCCTGCCGTGCGTGATGCACTCAAAGTGCCTGTCACGGTTGAAATGCTTAAAGGCCGTGCTAATTACGTGTGTCATTTTCATTTAGAACGCTCAGCTAACGAAGGCCGTTTTGTTTCGCGTGAAGATGCCAACTATGTCCATGTAATTCGCAACTTTGTTGAGAACAGTAAAACAGGCGACAAAGCCGAGTTAATTGAAGTTCCAGAGAACGCGACCATTTGGCCCAGTGTGACCTCGACACGTGATAACTGCATGGGGCAAGAATGTAATTTTTACAAAGATTGTTTTGTGATGGATGCCCGCAAAAGGGCGTTAGCTGCTGATGTGGTGGTGGTGAATCATCATCTATTTTTTGCAGATGTGATGTTGCGCGATGAAGGCGTGTCTGAATTATTGCCATCAGCCAATACGGTGATCTTTGACGAAGCCCATCAATTGCCTGAAGTGGCGGGACTATTCTTTGGTGAAGATGTTTCGACTAGTCAGCTTTTAGAGTTAGCACGTGATGCTGAGGCTGAATACATCACTACCGCTAAAGATTGTCCTGCTTTGCAAGAAGCCGCCAATGCGCTAGAAAAATCCGTCCGAGATTTTAGGCTGGTATTTGCTTATGAAGGCTCTCGTATGCCTGTGCAAAAAGCCTTGGCTTTGAAGGGTTTTGATAGCGCTTATATTGAGATGCAAGCCAAGCTTCAAGCCTTGACCAATGTATTAGAAACGCAAGCCCCGCGTGACCCTGCACTCGAAAATTGCTGGCAACGTGGCGCAGGACTAATGGTGCAATTGCAACGCTGGCTTGCCGCTGAAAATGCTAACTTAGTGCGCTGGGTGGAAGTTTTTACACAAAGCGTTCAGCTTCATGCCACGCCTTTATCGGTGGCTGAAGGTTTTGGTAAGCAACTGAACGCATCGCCACGTGCTTGGATTTTTACTTCAGCCACGCTCGCGGTAAAAAGTGACTTTAGTCATTACATCGGCCAAATGGGTTTGAGTAATGCCAACACAGGTTATTGGGAAAGCCCGTTTGATTATGGCAAGCAAGCCCTTTTTTATGTGCCAGAAAATATGCCAGAGCCGAATAGCCCAGGCTATTCCGCAGCGGTTGCGACGGTGGCGTTACCTGTCATTCAAGCCAGTGGAGGACGTGCCTTTGTTTTGTGCACATCATTAAGAGCCATGCGTGAAATTCATGCTTTACTCAAAGATGCGTTTGAACAAAATGGCATTGAATATCCATTGATGATGCAGGGCGAAAGTTCACGAAGCGAATTGCTAGAGCGTTTCCGTAAGCGCGGCAATGCTGTGCTGGTGGGTAGTCAAAGCTTTTGGGAGGGTGTGGACGTTCGCGGCGAAGCGCTTTCCTGCGTGATTATCGACAAACTCCCTTTTGCTCCACCTGATGATCCTGTGCTGGCTGCGCGTATCGACAAGATGAATGAAGAAGGCAAAAATGCCTTTATGGAATATCAATTGCCTTATGCGGTGATTACGCTCAAGCAGGGTGCAGGTCGATTAATTCGAGATGAAGCGGATAGTGGCGTACTCATGATTTGCGACCCGCGTTTGATTTCTAAGCCTTATGGTCGCCGCATTTGGCAGAGCTTACCGCCATTTAAACGCTCACGCTTTTTGGCGGATGTGCAGGCGTTCTTTGAAAACATTAAGCATTAA
- a CDS encoding energy transducer TonB, with protein sequence MSSTFSFNINPFGKAESGLNLSAPKTHELSTSKFMVLSAIAHLVAALLLFQQVNITPTNLNSFQSPITIKLMNESKNLIAPSEPIVQKVSPKVQESPVISAHEISTFTIPEKPQVSHKDLAPKNPLETEIKTDQSSGPITSEPPRKGEEKAEPNPVYVAPKFGADYLRNPAPEYPGMARRRGEQGKVLLKVFVSVQGNAEKVLLEKGSGYELLDKSAIDVVKTWKFIPASSNNQPVSGVVIVPIRFSLDS encoded by the coding sequence ATGAGTTCAACTTTCTCCTTTAATATTAATCCTTTCGGTAAGGCGGAAAGCGGGCTCAATCTTAGCGCCCCAAAAACACATGAGCTTTCAACAAGCAAATTTATGGTGCTGTCTGCTATTGCACACTTAGTCGCTGCCTTGTTACTTTTTCAACAAGTTAACATAACGCCCACCAACCTAAATTCGTTTCAATCACCGATCACCATCAAGTTAATGAATGAATCGAAAAATTTAATCGCACCTTCTGAGCCGATCGTTCAAAAAGTAAGCCCCAAAGTGCAAGAAAGCCCTGTAATAAGCGCTCACGAAATAAGTACATTTACCATCCCTGAGAAGCCGCAAGTCAGTCACAAAGATCTTGCGCCAAAAAACCCACTGGAAACAGAAATCAAGACTGATCAATCTTCAGGACCAATTACGTCAGAGCCCCCTAGAAAAGGGGAAGAAAAAGCTGAGCCTAACCCAGTTTATGTAGCGCCAAAATTTGGTGCTGATTACTTACGCAATCCAGCTCCAGAGTACCCAGGCATGGCAAGACGAAGAGGGGAGCAAGGCAAAGTGCTCCTCAAGGTTTTTGTCTCCGTACAAGGAAACGCAGAAAAAGTCTTGCTCGAAAAAGGCAGTGGCTACGAGTTATTGGATAAATCAGCAATCGACGTTGTAAAAACATGGAAGTTTATCCCGGCCAGTAGCAACAACCAGCCAGTCAGCGGTGTCGTGATTGTGCCAATTAGATTCTCACTCGATAGTTAG
- a CDS encoding TonB-dependent receptor has product MFSKKNMLYKKSISLAVLIALQSMTAQAEPETALIKTAQKKQEELEKATSEKELAEVTVKATAIQSSTGYQATKTRVGKVLQDPHDIPQAVTTITKSLIKDQQLSSLREALSNVAGLTFNAAEGGRAGDNMMLRGFYTFGDIYLDGIRDTAQYNRELFNLEQVDVLRGSAAMLFGRGQAGGVINQVSKMAELKDENKISAALGSQDYYLVTGDFNKKLADTTAIRINVMDRAEENYRKNPTNGDRPRLDRQGIALSFGTGIGTNDEFFFNHVTTKTDDKPDYGVSFVNKRPVNTPSINNSIYYGGNQNFDNSTTSVTTGIYTHKFSEDSQVRTQLRAADYERAYWAKTPNSSSLPAHDYSVGGNQSRKMHYQTQTLQSDFSTKFDFAGFKHQFLSGVEYLKEKNYRNSLRDLDLGSGALYMPDAESTTTNPSKFNADNYAVYAQDTITIAPKWDVLFGLRRDELRAEYSSATSPKLSYGENSYRSALSYHHTPEKHYYLSWSDSFSPTADLYQLTVAPMPAERSKTIEAGAKWLLLDGDLALRTAIYTTTKDWERNTDLESTAAILTKKRRTNGVEFELAGRITNKWEVFSGLALMDAEILEVAENVNANTGVITPAYAGYKGQRPRNTPPVTFNIWSTYKLTDKLKFGMGLEAKGERYGYNPSGSAGSNFTNGNFDPNVLPGYARVDAMLTYEEKKWAVKLNAKNLLDKVYYDAIYDNGGFSVPGNGRTIILTTEFKF; this is encoded by the coding sequence ATGTTCTCGAAAAAAAATATGCTATACAAAAAAAGTATTTCTCTTGCCGTGCTTATCGCATTGCAATCGATGACTGCTCAGGCTGAACCAGAGACTGCATTGATCAAAACAGCGCAAAAAAAACAAGAGGAATTGGAGAAAGCAACCTCAGAAAAAGAATTAGCTGAGGTCACCGTCAAAGCAACGGCTATCCAATCAAGTACTGGCTACCAGGCCACTAAAACGCGCGTTGGTAAAGTGTTACAAGACCCGCATGATATCCCACAAGCAGTGACCACGATCACAAAGAGCCTCATTAAAGATCAGCAACTTAGTTCGTTGCGTGAAGCGCTATCCAACGTTGCTGGCTTGACATTTAACGCCGCTGAAGGCGGACGCGCTGGCGACAATATGATGTTGCGTGGCTTTTATACTTTCGGTGATATTTATTTAGATGGCATCCGCGACACTGCTCAATACAATCGTGAACTATTCAACCTAGAACAGGTCGACGTTTTGCGTGGCTCCGCTGCAATGTTGTTTGGACGCGGCCAAGCTGGCGGGGTCATCAATCAAGTGAGTAAAATGGCTGAACTCAAAGATGAAAATAAAATCAGTGCGGCTTTGGGTAGTCAAGACTATTACTTGGTAACGGGCGACTTTAATAAAAAGTTGGCTGATACTACTGCGATTCGCATCAACGTAATGGATAGGGCTGAAGAAAACTATCGTAAAAACCCGACCAATGGCGATCGCCCAAGATTAGACCGACAAGGAATTGCATTAAGCTTTGGCACCGGCATCGGGACAAACGATGAGTTTTTCTTTAACCATGTCACAACCAAAACAGACGATAAGCCAGATTACGGCGTTTCTTTTGTAAACAAAAGGCCTGTGAACACGCCATCAATCAACAACAGCATTTATTACGGTGGCAACCAAAACTTTGATAACAGCACCACTTCAGTCACCACTGGGATATACACCCATAAATTTAGTGAAGACAGCCAGGTTCGGACACAATTGCGGGCGGCGGACTATGAGCGCGCTTACTGGGCTAAAACCCCAAACTCCTCGAGCTTACCAGCCCATGATTACAGCGTAGGTGGAAATCAAAGTCGAAAGATGCATTACCAAACACAAACGCTACAGTCCGACTTCAGCACGAAGTTTGATTTTGCAGGATTCAAGCATCAATTCTTAAGCGGTGTCGAATACTTAAAAGAAAAAAACTATCGCAATAGTTTGCGCGATCTGGATTTAGGAAGTGGCGCACTTTATATGCCTGATGCAGAAAGTACAACAACGAATCCATCAAAGTTTAATGCTGACAACTACGCCGTTTATGCGCAAGACACCATTACCATTGCCCCTAAATGGGATGTGTTATTCGGTTTACGCAGAGATGAGCTCCGCGCAGAGTACTCGAGCGCAACCTCCCCTAAACTAAGTTATGGTGAGAATAGCTATCGCAGTGCATTGTCGTATCACCACACTCCAGAAAAGCACTATTATCTGAGCTGGAGTGACTCATTCAGTCCAACTGCCGACCTTTATCAATTAACGGTTGCCCCAATGCCAGCAGAGCGAAGCAAGACTATTGAGGCTGGTGCAAAATGGCTCCTTTTGGATGGCGACCTCGCTTTAAGAACTGCGATTTACACGACAACCAAAGATTGGGAAAGAAATACTGACCTCGAATCAACTGCTGCAATTTTGACCAAAAAACGTCGTACCAATGGTGTTGAATTTGAACTCGCAGGCCGAATCACTAATAAGTGGGAAGTCTTCAGTGGCTTAGCTTTGATGGATGCTGAAATTCTAGAAGTGGCGGAAAATGTGAACGCAAACACTGGTGTCATCACACCTGCCTATGCGGGATATAAAGGTCAACGGCCTAGGAATACTCCGCCGGTCACATTTAACATTTGGAGCACTTACAAGCTCACTGACAAATTGAAGTTTGGTATGGGCTTGGAGGCTAAGGGTGAGCGATACGGATATAACCCATCTGGAAGTGCGGGCTCTAATTTCACTAATGGAAACTTTGATCCAAATGTGCTTCCAGGTTACGCCCGTGTAGATGCAATGCTGACTTATGAAGAAAAAAAATGGGCTGTTAAATTGAATGCTAAGAACTTACTAGATAAAGTTTACTACGATGCCATTTACGACAATGGCGGCTTTAGCGTCCCAGGCAATGGTCGTACAATTATATTAACGACTGAATTTAAATTTTAA
- a CDS encoding aldo/keto reductase, with protein sequence MEYRKLANTDLNVSAICLGTMTYGDQNTQAEAFNQLDYAMSQGINFIDTAEMYPVPPKADTYTKTETIIGHWLKNQPRDKIILGGKVAGPRRGMDWIRGGPPCLDSTNIREAIEGSLKRMQTDYIDIYQLHWPERNVPMFGQYLFDPANEYVSGKFGEGERKEWVTIRNQLETLAELVKEGKIRYIGLSNEQPWGLMEFLRIAKEYDLPRVATVQNCYNLINRGMEFGMSEVLFRENVGLLAYSPLAFGHLTGKYIDDPAAPGRITEFLGYSQRYKKPNVTPASKAYAELARAHGLTPTQLALSFVYHRWFVTSTIIGATKMHQLKENMAAWDTKLSPEVMLEIEDLHLRMMNPAP encoded by the coding sequence ATGGAATATAGAAAGTTAGCCAACACTGATTTAAACGTTTCTGCCATCTGTTTGGGCACCATGACCTATGGCGACCAAAACACACAAGCCGAAGCTTTCAACCAGCTCGATTATGCCATGTCGCAAGGCATTAACTTTATCGACACGGCAGAAATGTATCCTGTGCCACCGAAGGCAGATACTTATACCAAAACTGAAACCATCATTGGCCATTGGCTCAAAAATCAGCCTCGCGACAAGATTATTTTAGGTGGCAAAGTGGCTGGCCCAAGACGAGGGATGGATTGGATACGCGGTGGCCCACCATGCTTAGATAGCACCAATATTCGCGAGGCAATTGAAGGCTCTCTCAAGCGTATGCAAACGGATTACATCGATATTTACCAATTGCATTGGCCTGAACGTAACGTGCCGATGTTTGGGCAATATTTATTCGACCCTGCGAATGAATATGTCTCAGGTAAATTTGGCGAAGGCGAACGTAAAGAGTGGGTGACGATTCGAAACCAGTTAGAAACCTTGGCCGAATTGGTGAAAGAAGGAAAAATAAGATACATCGGACTATCCAATGAACAGCCCTGGGGACTAATGGAGTTCTTACGCATCGCCAAAGAATATGATTTACCGCGCGTTGCCACAGTACAAAACTGCTATAACTTAATTAATCGTGGCATGGAATTTGGGATGTCCGAAGTGTTATTCCGCGAGAATGTGGGATTACTTGCTTATTCACCTTTGGCATTTGGACATTTAACTGGCAAGTATATTGATGACCCTGCAGCGCCTGGACGTATTACTGAGTTCCTGGGCTATTCACAGCGCTACAAAAAACCAAATGTCACGCCAGCCAGCAAAGCATATGCAGAACTGGCCCGTGCGCATGGACTAACGCCAACGCAACTCGCTTTATCTTTTGTGTATCACCGTTGGTTTGTCACCAGCACCATTATTGGTGCCACGAAGATGCACCAGCTCAAAGAAAATATGGCGGCTTGGGATACAAAACTATCACCAGAGGTGATGCTGGAAATTGAAGACCTCCATTTACGAATGATGAATCCAGCACCTTAA
- a CDS encoding DUF3820 family protein, with amino-acid sequence MHPEDLKKLVSMEMPFGKHKGRIIADLPGNYLNWFAREGFPPGEIGRLLQLMQEIDHNGLSDLLKPLRQR; translated from the coding sequence ATGCACCCCGAAGATCTTAAAAAACTTGTCAGCATGGAAATGCCGTTCGGCAAACACAAAGGTCGCATAATTGCCGACTTACCTGGCAACTATCTTAATTGGTTTGCGCGTGAGGGGTTTCCACCAGGAGAGATTGGCCGATTATTGCAACTGATGCAAGAAATCGACCACAACGGATTATCAGACTTGCTTAAGCCGCTTCGTCAGCGCTAG